From one Candidatus Alcyoniella australis genomic stretch:
- a CDS encoding RuBisCO large subunit C-terminal-like domain-containing protein, translating to MPLDHPIVRDVMQASERFQVRYRLQAAADDAQRIAEQICLEQTVEVVPQLAADHAIQQQIVGRIQRLTTIDDSTTDALISYPAQIADHNLPQLLNVLFGNISLQSGIRVVELELPQSMLDALPGPRFGVTGLRELVNVHDRPLLAAVLKPMGRSPSQLADYAHQFALGGIDLIKDDHGLADQRFCPFEERVERCAAAVAEANAQTGGNALYAANLIAPCDRLIQRAHRAKQLGARGLVLAPMILGLDWLRALATDRELRLPLIAHPGLSGSFVNPPQHGIAPGVLLGTLFRLAGADVSIFPSFDGRFGLSKQTCMQIAAACSAPLGDKRPSMPGPAGGVRLDNVPAKLEAYGLDHLLLVGSDLYVRSHDLTANARELVEKISGR from the coding sequence ATGCCGCTCGATCACCCCATCGTACGCGACGTCATGCAAGCATCCGAACGGTTTCAGGTCAGATACCGCCTACAGGCGGCAGCCGACGACGCCCAGCGCATCGCCGAGCAGATCTGCCTGGAGCAAACCGTGGAGGTCGTGCCGCAGTTGGCCGCGGACCATGCGATTCAACAACAGATCGTCGGTCGCATCCAGCGCCTGACCACTATCGACGATTCGACCACCGACGCGCTTATCAGCTACCCCGCGCAGATCGCGGACCATAACCTGCCGCAGTTGCTCAACGTGCTGTTCGGCAACATCTCGCTGCAATCGGGGATCAGGGTTGTGGAGCTCGAGCTGCCGCAATCAATGCTCGATGCGCTTCCCGGTCCGCGTTTCGGGGTGACCGGCCTGCGCGAGCTGGTCAACGTGCACGACCGGCCGCTACTCGCCGCGGTGCTCAAGCCCATGGGGCGCAGCCCCTCCCAGCTCGCGGACTACGCCCACCAATTCGCCCTGGGCGGAATCGATCTGATTAAGGACGACCACGGCTTGGCCGACCAACGCTTCTGTCCGTTCGAGGAACGGGTCGAGCGCTGCGCCGCGGCGGTGGCGGAGGCCAACGCGCAGACCGGCGGCAACGCGCTGTACGCAGCCAACTTGATCGCGCCCTGCGACAGACTGATCCAACGCGCCCATCGCGCGAAGCAGCTCGGCGCGCGCGGTCTGGTTCTCGCACCGATGATCCTCGGACTTGATTGGCTGCGCGCCCTGGCAACGGACCGCGAACTGCGGCTGCCGCTGATCGCTCACCCCGGACTCAGCGGCTCGTTCGTCAACCCGCCGCAGCACGGCATCGCCCCGGGCGTGCTGCTGGGTACGCTGTTCCGACTGGCCGGGGCCGACGTCTCGATCTTCCCCAGCTTTGACGGCCGCTTCGGATTATCAAAGCAGACTTGCATGCAGATCGCTGCGGCCTGCTCGGCGCCCCTTGGCGACAAGCGTCCGAGCATGCCCGGCCCGGCGGGCGGAGTGCGCCTGGATAACGTCCCGGCCAAGCTCGAGGCCTACGGCCTTGATCACCTGCTGCTGGTCGGCTCGGATCTCTACGTCCGCTCGCACGACCTGACAGCCAACGCCCGCGAGCTGGTGGAGAAAATCAGCGGGCGCTGA